From the Prunus dulcis chromosome 4, ALMONDv2, whole genome shotgun sequence genome, one window contains:
- the LOC117624320 gene encoding transcription factor TCP2 yields the protein MEVEEIQAQACKFPRIGNGSSRATNPAADDEDQDPSCLDLKRAATADAGNRLRGWHHSRIIRVSRASGGKDRHSKVWTSKGLRDRRVRLSVTTAIQFYDLQDRLGYDQPSKAVEWLIKAAADAIAELPSLNNSFPDTPKQLSDEKRASCEHGFDSAEVELEGHGHGDPNYHHHHNQNQNQTQNQSQHLSLSKSACSSNSETSKGSGLSLSRSEIRVNRVKARERARERAAKDKEKESNESASHIAHHHQQNSSNLNNSISQSASFTELLTGGIGTNSSNNNNSPTAAAHQQQNHGGGGEPILFHKATAAGGGGPMDYFSSGLLGLSSSTRTHHSSGFSGQIQLGMNSIPQTMSVVSPFSVSGDHHHNHNPELQHFSFVPDHLIPVTTSSQPGNGGDYNLNFSISSSGGLAGFNRGTLQSNSSSSPSLLPHHLQRFSPIDGSSNVPFFIGAAAAPTMENHHHHHHHHHQQHQQQFPAGFDRRLQHPYGDGSRHSDHKGKAKN from the coding sequence atggaggtggaggagattCAAGCCCAAGCCTGTAAGTTCCCAAGAATTGGAAATGGCAGCAGCAGAGCCACTAACCCAGCTGCCGACGACGAAGATCAAGACCCATCGTGCCTAGACCTCAAGAGGGCTGCCACTGCGGACGCCGGCAACCGCCTCCGCGGGTGGCACCACTCCCGCATCATCCGCGTCTCGAGGGCCTCCGGCGGCAAAGATCGGCACAGCAAGGTGTGGACTTCAAAGGGGCTCAGAGACCGGAGGGTACGGTTGTCTGTAACCACAGCCATTCAGTTCTATGATCTTCAAGATCGGCTGGGTTACGACCAACCCAGCAAAGCAGTGGAGTGGCTGATCAAAGCTGCCGCTGACGCCATAGCTGAGCTTCCATCTCTCAACAATTCCTTCCCTGACACTCCCAAGCAGCTCAGCGATGAGAAGAGGGCGAGTTGCGAGCATGGGTTTGATTCAGCTGAGGTTGAGCTCGAGGGGCACGGCCATGGCGACCCCAATTATCATCACCATCACAACCAGAACCAGAACCAGACTCAGAACCAAAGCCAGCACCTTTCTCTGTCCAAATCTGCTTGTTCTAGTAATTCCGAGACCAGCAAGGGATCCGGGCTGTCTCTCTCCCGGTCCGAGATTCGTGTGAACCGGGTCAAGGCCCGGGAGCGTGCCCGGGAGAGAGCAGCCAAGGATAAGGAGAAGGAGAGCAACGAGTCAGCTTCACACATTGCTCACCACCACCAGCAAAACAGCAGCAACTTGAACAACTCCATTTCTCAAAGCGCTTCGTTCACCGAGCTTCTCACTGGTGGCATCGGTAccaacagcagcaacaacaacaacagtcCAACCGCAGCTGCTCATCAGCAGCAGAACCACGGCGGCGGCGGCGAGCCCATTTTGTTCCACAAGGCAACAGCGGCAGGAGGAGGGGGACCGATGGATTACTTCAGTTCCGGACTTCTCGGGCTGTCCTCGTCGACCCGAACCCACCACTCGTCCGGGTTCTCGGGTCAAATCCAGTTGGGGATGAACTCCATTCCGCAGACAATGTCGGTTGTGTCCCCGTTCAGCGTGTCCGGGGATCATCATCACAACCACAACCCGGAGCTTCAGCATTTCTCGTTTGTTCCCGACCACCTCATCCCCGTTACGACGTCGTCGCAGCCGGGCAATGGCGGCGACTACAATCTCAACTTTTCGATCTCTTCTTCCGGCGGCCTTGCTGGTTTCAATAGGGGGACCCTTCAGTCCAATTCTTCCTCATCACCGTCTCTTTTGCCTCACCACCTTCAGAGGTTTTCTCCCATAGACGGATCATCCAATGTACCCTTCTTCATCGGAGCCGCGGCGGCTCCAACCATGGAGAACcaccatcatcaccaccaccaccaccatcagcAGCACCAACAGCAGTTCCCAGCTGGGTTTGATCGCCGCTTGCAACATCCCTACGGCGACGGAAGCCGGCATTCAGACCACAAGGGAAAGGCAAAGAACTGA